AACGTCCCGGGCGATCAGATCGGCGACCTCGTTCTTGAACGCGTTCAGGACATTCAGTGCAGTGCGCGGCTGATTGCGCTGCAGTGCGCGGGTGGCATTGTTGAGTTTGACGCAGAGCGAGTTGGCCTGACCGCGATTCAGATCGCCGGCGGAGCGAAGAGCATCCACTCGTTCGCAGAGACGACGAAGCAATGTGGTGGACGGAACCCAGACGCCGTTGCCGGACAGGCTTAGTTCAGTAGTGTTGTTGAACGGATCATCGGATGTCACCACAATGGTGCCCTCAGAGGATCCGAGCGAACTGGCTTCGAAGCCAACCGTTATCGTAACGCACTCCCCCGGTTGAAGGCTGAAAGATCCTGCATAGTCGGTGCTGAAGTTCGCGCCGGACACCGTCAGGTCCGAAACAATACCTTCAGCGGTGCCCTCGTTGCAAATGTCGAAGGTCAACTCCGAGGAGCGGCGAAACTCCACATCGCCGAAGTTCAGCGACGCGGGATCTACAGCGATGATCGGGCCAATCCCCTCGCCGGACAGCGAGACTTCGAGGGAACCGTTGGCGGGATCGTCGGAAGTGATGGTGATCGTGCCATTGGCCGAACCGAAGGCCGCCGGGGCGAAAGTGACCGTGAGGGAATGCTGGCCGCCCGGCGCGACGGTAAACTCGCCGTCAAAGTCGGTGGAAAAGCCCTCGCCAGTCGCTGCAATGCCGGTGACGGTCAAATCGGCGTCGCCTTCATTGCTGATCTGGAGGAGGAGATCCGAACTACTGTTGACCAGGACACCGCCGAAATCGAGAGCATCCGTCGAGAGCACAATCGCCGGCGCGGCAGGAGCCTGCATCTCGTATTCGACAATGAAGCCGTTACCCTGCCAGTAAATCTGATGGTCGTTCCAGCCGCCGTTCAGGTTCCAAAAGTGGATGATCTGCTCGGTACC
This window of the Calditrichota bacterium genome carries:
- a CDS encoding choice-of-anchor D domain-containing protein; this translates as QQTHVVEWEILPQTPPGVAWEGNGHYYYPVAAAGLTWPQANDAANAMSFYDANGNYWYAHLLTVTSTEENQFIVDNFVPQMQQLYFLGGHQVNFDNEPAGGWAWVTGEPWVYTNWGFNEPNNQFGTEQIIHFWNLNGGWNDHQIYWQGNGFIVEYEMQAPAAPAIVLSTDALDFGGVLVNSSSDLLLQISNEGDADLTVTGIAATGEGFSTDFDGEFTVAPGGQHSLTVTFAPAAFGSANGTITITSDDPANGSLEVSLSGEGIGPIIAVDPASLNFGDVEFRRSSELTFDICNEGTAEGIVSDLTVSGANFSTDYAGSFSLQPGECVTITVGFEASSLGSSEGTIVVTSDDPFNNTTELSLSGNGVWVPSTTLLRRLCERVDALRSAGDLNRGQANSLCVKLNNATRALQRNQPRTALNVLNAFKNEVADLIARDVLSDDDGQPLIAEANFISSLISEFGVAGQEGREVTVEPLPEEVMLYGGYPNPFNASSHIRFGLPEVSEVRLSLFDLTGREVISLISGRLQAGFHSVTIQGDDLRSGMYIVRLNALGRTQSSRITYIR